The genomic stretch ttatcattattctgtatattttgttttcatacattACGTGAACCATCATTTCAAGACTTGTGATTTGTAAAGTGATTAATATGAGCAGTACAGAGCCTGTTATATTTTGGCTTCtcttttctccaaaaatgcaaataacaaCAATGATGTGTGCCATGAATATTTAGGTCATTTATCTCAGAACAGTACAGTGTaatcaaaaataaatgattATCAGGTTTTTCTTTGTAACTTCAGTAGCATTTAATCATTTTGTGAAGCAGTGCATGTGTGTCCTCTTCTTGGCTGTCCACATTTTCTGCATAGCTGTGCTCTCCGTCTTCTTCTGCTTGTATTTGTTCTTGACATTGGTCTTGACTGGTCACTTTCCTCTAACAAGGTTTGCAGTTCAGCTTCTGTAGATAATCAGGTGAAAGTCAAGTAAAATTACAactgaaagaaattttttttttttcatacagaTTACTATAAAAAATATTGCTTCTGAAAACCTGTTTCCCAGCTTCAAATTCAGTAGAATGTTTGAGTGTTTGGATGAAAATGTTGATGAAAAACCTAGAGCGAGTATTGCATTGCCAAGACATTTTACCTGAACATGTGGGAGGACAAATcactgtttccttgttttttctttcattgtgTTTCCGTATTGCATCATCTTTGGATTGCTTCTCAAGCATTGAGTGCATAGGGTCTGGAACCACCTGTTTTAGCTCTTCTTCTATCAGTTGGAGGTTCCGTCGTGGAGTTGTTATTAGAGATTCATAAATCTCCGCCACATACTCTAAGGAGAAAGGCAGTTACAAAAGTTCTTCAGGGAAGTACTTTGCATAATGACTTCACAAGCTAAAGTAAGTTCACTTTTTGACTAACTGTGATTATTAGAATCTACATTTTCCTCTCTCTAGAAAGGAACTGTGGATTACAAGACATCATAAGTAGTAGCTTATTAGCATAGCTAAATTAAATTGCTGAATATTTTCTGGCAGCATCTAACCTGTCTGCAGTCATGATAATACCAGGAAACCTGTTGATGTACACCTGTACATGTAGATATTTGATTTTGAGAATAGACATCATTTTGAGGTTGTCCAACTTGGAAACTTACAGGTATACTTTGCTACAATGGTCCTTATCAAAGACTTACCATAATTAGGAGCTACCCTGACTTCCCTGACTGTTGCTTCTCCTTCCTTGTACTTTGGGTATGAGATGTGAAGGCGTGGTTGGCCCTGGTCATCCACCTTTGTCTCTCTTCTGAGGTTGTAATTAAAGTGAAGGGCAGCCAGTACTgatcttaaaaaaaagaagaggaagagagaAAGGTACAAAGTAATCAGAATGTATTAAATTATGTGACAAGTTCTACCAGTTTTGCAAACTCTCTATATCTATCAAAAAAGGCAGCATCCCAGTGCCTTTCCTCATacaattttgtttgctttttcaagATTAACTTAAGTGTTGGTATGTTTAAATACATAAGCCTTAAATTTCACGTACCTACAAAGCATTCCCAGGCATGAGTAGGCCAGCATCTTTGGGGCAAATTGGTTGACTACTGAATGATACCCTTCCAGGCAGCTTGTTTGCTCAACTGAGGAAGCTTTTTCTATTCCTTTAGTAAGGCTGGTTTTCGTAAGGGCTGTATACAGCTTTTCATATGCCTCTGACACTAGTATGAATGAAAGCAATACAGGGGAAATGTTTGTCATATTGTGGTTTTTAGATGAAATTTATAAATCAGGTGGTCACTAgttgtaaattatttttttaatttagtgtAAAAAAGGACAGtgatatttcatatttttcatatttttttcaattgttgACAGTTTCTAGTTGCATTTGAGCAGATGGGGCtgaaattcttcaaaaataGCTCAACCAAGCTTTGCAATGTTACAGTTATGTAGTCCTATATCCAAGACGTTTGGTCAACATAATAAGATCAACATAGGGTGCGGCAGCAAGTGAGGCTTTTGTACCTTTAGACATCCATACTTTTGGTGTGATGACTTCACCGTGAGCACAAGCACTGAAGAGTCTATTAGGAAGGTTCTTGTGTTTGTTGATGACATGACTGAGGAATGCTTGGAACTTTGCAACCTTGACCTTTCCAAGACTTTCTTGAGTGGAGGTCACTGCCCAGTAAAAATGTCTAACACAGGCCTTCCTCCAGCAGCCAATGATCTCACAGTTTTTTTCCTTGCTCAGTTTTGTTAGAACTTTTTGGATTTCTGTGAAAATAGCAAAACAATTCAACATTAAGTGCTTTTCtacaatatacatgtacaataaaTTTGATCAAGGCACAGAGAAGCAGAGACATTGTCTCCTCTGATAATAACTATAATAAAAAGAAGTAATAGTAATATTGATATATGTATATGATTACATACGATGAAAACATATTAGGTTACTTATTGTTTTTGCATACTTTTCCCAATGTGCCAAAGATCAAAAAAATGATTGATAACTGGCTTGCCAAGTTCAGCACACTTCTTGCCACATTCTTCTCTCATCCACTTAGCAATGGAAGCATGGCGGTCAGAGATAACTGACTTGACAATCATGCCTGTGGCTAGAATATATGTCATGGCTTCCTTGAAGGCCATAAACTCGATACCAGAACTGCTTCCTGCCTGATTAGCCTAGAAAATACAAAACAGACGGGTGTTTTGTTataaatgtgattttttttttcagttcaagCATTCAGATTTTGTCTTTTGACAACATTTCTTTAACATGGCCTTGCTTTTCTGATTCTGCAGTTCATagatatttataataattattgaaattaaatttaCCCTTGCTTTGGGTTTGGTGTTACTACATGACTGTATGATTTTTATGAGGTTTTTTTCACTTGCCTGTAATAAAACAATATGAATAATAAGGCCAACAGTACAACAAAATATAGTATAAGTGCCATATTTTGCTGAGTGGCCCATGCTGTCGTGGCGCCCATCTCCTGCTAAAACtacttcttttcctttcagGGAATCCAGCAGTTTTGTTTGGTATTTACGCCAGAATGAGATGATAGTGGGAATGAGGAGATGCCGCTGATGGTAGTAGTAGGTGGGCTCATTGTAGACAAGTACCCCCATGTGCCGAAACACTGTCaacattttctttattgatGCTCCAGCACAAAGAGTTGCAAAGCTGAGGAGAAGGTTGCCTGCTGGAAATTTGCCCATAAGGAATGGCTGGCTTTCCCAGGTAAATATCTCTTGACAACTGCTGCATTTGGCTTTAATGGTCAATAGAGTTCCTGTTTGTGTGCAAACAGTTTCTGGGTTGGGAGTAAGACAATAATGGCAGTACTGAAACAGTAGTAATAGCTTGGATAAAAAAACAATGCCTTTAGGCTCCTCACGCTTGTTCTTTCCCGTGCAGTTCAGCCTGTTGtgtgataaataataatagtaattttagAAATGAGTCAGatatttcccatttttcatcCAATGTCAAGTCATGGAAGATGCATTTAAAGTCATACAAAGAAATAATCAGTGTATCGTACTCTCTCTTAAAATACTAATACATGTATATCTCCAGGACCACACATTTAATGGTGTGGCTGTGGTGGATGTGCCTTTTTTAGGAAGGGATAGGGGGGTAGAAAggttttttctcccttttttacTTCACAAATAATGAGATTTTTATTCAAGACAAGATGGACCACACTTGCATGCGCATGTCTACATTAACTAGTAAGTTATGGTACATCCTATACAGTACCTAGGCTTTGTTGTTTGGCTGTCATTCACATTATCGTCTCCTAATTCCTGATAGACTTCATCTAATTTTTCAGGAGTCCAGTCAGGATCGTCATCATTCTCTGGCTCTtcattgtcatcatcgtcatcactaATCTCTGCAGAGTCATCTACACTGTTATTCTGGTTACCAAACACAGTGGAATTAGCATTGTGAGCTTGTGCTGTGTTATCTAGAGAAAAGGAGTCATTATGGCTTAGATTATCTATATTTGTAGCCTATCAACGACAAATAGATTATTTATCTGATGGAATAGTTTCTGTAATTTGTactaaatgggaaaaaaaattggatgtTGTTTGAAAACCAAAGGTTGACTGCCTTTTTACTAATATACATGGAGTATCCATCAAAGATAAACACCACAAATGAGAATAACTGCAAAGTCTTGTATAGCCCACAATTTGGAatactcctcccccccccccccaacccaaCACACATTCAGAACACTCACCACAATCTGACTCTAAATGATCTTTAGATGCATGTAAGTGGATCTCCTGCAAAGTCTCCACCCACTgcttttggttgtttgccagctTGTTACTCAGTCTGGGGACTTTAAATCGTAATACTTTGATCtctttttttagttctttattCTCTGTAGAGAGGTCTTGACAAGTGCTGCATTCACCTTGATTTTCATGTGCCTGTCAATAAGTTGAAAATTCAGCTTTTAATATCTTTACATGTAAAAAACTGTCACTTTAAATGGCTTATGTATTGGCCCCAGTCAACATATTTAGTATACTTTGGTAATctaaaattattacttttttggcTGTATATGAGTCTACAATGACGTGGCCAAAATGGCATCAGAGTGAAACATTTGTGGGAGttctgaaaaatgtttttcttttcaattgctGTTGCAGTTGCCCGCTGTGTTTTAAAAACCATAACTTCCTTTTGGGGGTTTGTGGGTTTCTTTGTGACTTATTGTGCATGACAGTAAAAATGAAGTACAGCAGTTTGAAGATAGTTTGAAGAAAGTCAAAGTGGACTAAtattcaattaaaaaataatgctgCTTGCTTCCTGTTTATGATACTTACAGTTGGGGTTATTGGTGTTGATGCAGCAGCAGGTAGAAATTGTGATGAGACATGGTCCTACAATATTATTAGAAGAACAAAAGTCAAATTCTCATAACAAtagatgtaataattattataatgaaGGTAATATGGTACTGTTAcacgttttctttgaaataaaagaaatccCTTACCATCGAGCTTGATGAGCACAGTGAGTTACTTGTATCCATATCTGCATGCACTGAACCTTCTATTGGAGTTGTTTCAGTAGTTTGTTCAACCTAAGAATAAGTATAATTTTTGATAACAATGTAAGAAGCATGCCATTTTTTAAGCAAAGCAAGTGGAAGTCTGCCCGGAAATACCTGCATTGAGTTTGATGACGAAAGGAGATCGGTTACTGCATACTCCTCAACCTCTTCTTCCATTTCTTCAATTTCATTACTGTCCGGCTCCCTCTCCAgcttcataaaaaaaacaaagaagctatatctaatttacctttttttatgaatggTGGCCAATAACCTCTTCTTTGTATTCAGAGTTAACTTATcagaaaaatataaacaaattttaactcCAACATATAGGCCAGTAGCTCTAATGGATTCatacaaaataataacaaaccGACTGCCATTTATGTGAAACGCTATAAAGTCACCATTGTGAGATGCCTAAAAAAAAGGCTCGTAGCTGGACATACCTGCACCGCAGATTCCCCACTTGCGGGTGAATCAAActcttcatcttcttcaagTTCTTGCGAGGTGGTCACGTTGCTAGCTTCGTGCACGGCAAGGATATGTTTCATTGCCTACAAACCAGAATTTAGTtttccagtaaaaaaaaaaacaccgaaGGTGTAAAGATATTGATCGGCAAAtccataattttattttttaaccaagATTTTACAGTTCAGCATCAATAAATGATCTTGCAGTCTCAAAgaaccaaaaaatattattcgtTTTACGAGTTGAAAGCCTGCAGCGAAGGCAACCAAAACACTGTATAAGTGACTTATTCATTTTCGCTCGAACGCGCGAAACACGACAAAACCACTATTGGGCTTTCAGTTCTTGTCATATCTGTTCATTACTCAGTGTGCATGTAGTTTACGTCTGTGTTTTAGAAAAAAACCCTTTTGCCCTTTCTTATGCCGTCTTGAAGCTGAAATACCTCGATCCCAGGAAGTGTACGTGTGAACAAGGATCAAAGGTCTACAATGTTTTATTACTTACCATACGCCGGTCTCTCGCTGACATGGCACTGGAATTGCCCGCTTCACCTAACTTCCAAATCGTTGGAATGGCTCCGGCAAGTGTAACTCTCGGAGCGCCAGGTACATGAACTGCCCGCTCGAAGCAATCGGCAGTGAAATGAACTGAACAAATCTTGAAGAGCCCTTTGGGGTTGAAGTTAGCGCGATGTGTTCGGACGAAGGCTTTCCATTTCTGGCTTTCAAAGCTAGTCTTCGGCTTGTGCAAAGAAATGCCTAATTTAGGATTCGACCAGTTGCTACAGTCTTGAACGACGCAGCGACAAGAAGGCATCTTTCTGCGATGAAAATGAGCGAGATCAGAAAATCCCCTTTTTCTCGTGAAGAGATCTCACTTTGCTAATATTCGCGCTCTAATTTAAAGGATACGATGACGTAACACTTGACCTCGAACCAATCCCTCCCTTTCGCTCCGCCATTTCTTGTTTCGGTAATGGCGGACGTCCACCGGAGAAAAACATGGCTCAAAAAGTCGGACTTCCAGTTGGAATTACGGTCTCAAATTTGGTATGTGTATTTATTAGCTTTCAAACATtgtaaaaaacgaaaaaaacaaatgatgcTTGATTTGATCACAGTAGCACTTTAAACACAACGTTTTCAGGTGCTGACATTTGTGTCAATCACTTTGTGCAAGTAGACTTTTCCAATGAAGCCACCAGTGACTGATTCTGTTGTTGTAGCATCTTCATCATTTCTAACTGCTGCTTGTGCATTTGACTCTGTTGGTCCACCAACATCTGCTGCTTAGTTTTCTTGAAATCCATTTCTTCCCTCCTGAGCTGACTTTCCAACTCGAATTTCTCTTTGAGATATTCAACAGCATCTGAGcttcttctctttccttttttactggGTTTTCCTTCCTCTGAATCTGCATTACCAAGGCGTTCCATGGATTGGCGCCTAACCTCTTCAGCACTCGCCTTCTCTCTTTGTTCCTTTAAGGTTTGGGTACCACTTTGCTCATTTCTTTCCATGTCAGCTGGCTTTTCCTTCTCAAGAATCTCTTCAATTGCTGCATCTAGCGGAGTCTCTTCACAATCTATGCCAGatgctttttcttcttcccttATTTTTCCCTTGTACTTGGTCTGCAATAAAGTAAGTCTGTCTCTGACTGATCTCTTTGACACTTTAAATGATGGATTTTCCAGACTGTTGAGATTGACCGCTATATTTGACCAAACCTCTCCCCTCTCTTTACTACTTTTTGGATGCTTGAAGGGCTCCTGTAATAGGACTTCTCCACAAAGCGTTAAGTCATGTTCCACAGTCCATTTCATGGAGTTGTTCCTTAGGAAGAGAGTTGTGACTTTAGAAGAGAAAAACCTTTATACCCTTGGGCGACAACAATACGCATCCATCACGATGAAATGACCTAAATAAGAGCTAATTAGGCTTCAAACAACTCTgcttgtatatatttttattactcCTCAATAATTCTGTTATTCCATGAGACTATAACCATCTATGAATTACAATGTTTAtttctaaaatttaaaaattagaATAAATACTAGCAATCATCATTTTAATCATCATTGGCAGCTCATCGAGAAAGTCACCGGGAAGTGTACCGTCTTCGCACCTCGAAGCCATTTAGTGaatgaaatttcaaaagaaCTAGCCGCACACCTGAGCGGGAAGCTCTCATTGTAAGTGgctaatcatgttagtaaccatggcgacaccaatatcctcacacgtgaaagataaaaaaagtatCTTCACTGCGCACGATGAAGacatgattttttagtaaagggaaaaatcctggtatttcatcagtaccTAAAAAATACGATTAACGTACAAAATGGAACAGGgtgaaaaaaagttaccgagaGGAAAACATAAATATTGTTTGTTTAAGTGTTCAGCAGACCAATCATGTTTGTTATCACAAAATATTCCAATTTTTCATTTGCAAtgttaaaacaaatttattttgttgctcatttctttatttacaaatttctttattttgaattaaatgTATTTTCTTGCTAATAGCTTCTTTATGGTCAAGTACTAATTTTTACCTGTACAGAGGCAACTTTTCCTCCTTTAACTTATTCAATGCCCTATTGATGCACCTTTCTAGGACATCCTGTTCCGTGAGAGACGCCCCTTCGAAATTTCTTTCGGCTTCAAGTAAACTCATTGACCTCTTGTACTTTTCACGGCTGTACCACTTGTATTCACTAAGCTTAACTTCCTCCAGATTAACGTCGATCTCCATATCGTCACTTTGAAGATCTTGGATTTGCTTCActttaatctctttttttttattaataataataataactaaactacaacacaaagaaaaacaaacaaaaaaaggttcaaaGAAAGTACAGTTCGACTACCTACAAAACACAGGAGCAATAAACGAACGTTGATTGTGTACAATCAGTCAAATATATCTAGTTAAATACAAGatttacaattttttcaaaatattttttggtattTGACCGTCAGGGAAAGGAAACAATCGATATCAAGAGCTATAACAAGGCAATCTGTAAGAAAGTTCCATTTTTTAGTGTCCCCTGCTTTTTTCTCTATAATAGATCTTGACTTTACTAGGCgtagaaaatttacaaaattaggCGATATTTTATCCATTTTGACTTGCCAAATATGAAACCGCGCGAACAGGAGACAATAGTTTAATTGACACGAGTATTCTGAAGAATGAGGCTCCGGCCTCAAGCCCAGTGCAGTAATGTTCAGTATGTTGTTTTTGCCGATTAACGGAAGAGCGTTTCGAAGCCAGTTGGTTacgcttttccaaaaagagGATGTAACATGGtaagaccaaaaaagatgaaTTAGCGTCTCTGAGATGTTTCGCACTTTAATCTCCTGGATTAATTTCCTTGATTTCAGGTTTTCTTCGATCGTTTTCTTCCAAAGATAAACCTTATGATCAAAATTTTCTCCCATTTTATGATGCATGCATTCTTCCCGGAGTTAAAACAGCTCCAATCTTTCGTTTAAACGTTTCACCGGCACCGCCTTCACAAGAAACTTCAGCAAGTGCCGACGAAACAGAACTAAACGTGTCACATAATTCTAAAAGCTTTCTTCCACACGGAGAGCAAACAACCTGTTACATTCCTTCAATTTTCTCAACAGATATCCCGATCTAATGGAGACTTTGAGCTATCACTCGACCATAGTCATTTTCCCTCGCGGACGGCTTGAATAGATTCATGTAAGACGAAAATCCAGATTTCTTTGTAACCAAAGGCCCGTAAACTATTCGCAAATTTTTTTGCATAGACGACAGAAAATATTAGgattttcctctttttgttttggtcCGCGATTTGATTTTGCTTGCAATTCACCGCCGGAATCGACCGACATGTAGAATTTCCCGCAAATTTGCGTTTCAACGCGCGAAGTGATATcagttttctgtcaaaaaattTGACAGATCATGCAGCGCTGCCAAGTAATTGCGTAGAGGGCGGGAAACGATTTTCGGGGGCCTTCCGTGCAggcgctccctctcccctcgcgtgtttCCTTCTCGCGCGCGCGTTTTTTGTTGCGCCCATTTAtttcctagcgcctgctacgcaggctagttatAATCTCCTTGGTGACGTTGATAGAAAGCATAAATAGGGCATTAGACTAGACGGGAATAACATACTCCTTTCAACCAATGTCAAGGACATTACCAAGCGAACATACAGTATACAGGGagtatagaaaaaaagtttagcAAAGATCTGTTTTACCATGAGTCAAATTCTCTATTTAACGGACAAGAACGGCTCTGGTGTCGATAAGGGTAAATGTTTGCATATTGGCTATTGATAAGACAGAATTGTGACTGTGATTTGAATTACAACGATGCACCCTGTTTCGATTTCCCTGTCAACTAACGTAGTGCCATACGAGAAACTGGTTTTTTCTGCCCGTCAAAACGATTATCTCAGTTCCTATTAATCATTGATaacttagaccctgtttacatggagtgggggaccccggtttagtggggtaggttccttttgttttgtgtcccccagagcgtgaaaacaaaagaaaccaaccccactagaccggggtcccccaccccatgtaaacaggcccttaaacgcactgataaaaaattaaacaatgataatattttgttggGGGTTTACAGCAGCAAAAAAGAATGAGCAAGAATAAGAAGAGTTGTTTGAAGGTACACAGTTAAAAATTTAGTTCCGTTTCCtcccaaaacaatggaactcGCCATGAAATAACCACTTTGGCAGACTTAGGATAGTGATTTTACTCATTCTCACGGTACAAGAGTCGAAGGGAATCTAAGCTCTGTAACAGTCTACTTCTTTCTGTAGATGTGTATCCTGTACTATTGTTAAGTTAGGCAGTTAAGATTATATTGTACACTGATTAGCTAATCAAGAAAAGTCTTTGCTTCAAGAAATAATATCAGTAGTTTAAAGTAGTGTCAATCGTTTGTGTATTTAGCCTGCTGGTCATTGTGAGATGGCCGAAAAAAACTCATACACTTTTCATCGCAAtaaaattatattatattattctaTCAATCTTGACGATTTTGAAGGCACTGGTATGGTCGAGACTAATTAGCCAACTGAAGTCCATAAAAGGTACTGCAACTCGTTATTTTATAAGTGCCGTATTTCTGGGAAAAACTGTGTTGTAAACTCCATCCCTTTCAGCATCATCAAGATTGGGTAACGGAAAATTGCTTTATACGACCTCTTTAATTTACCTTTTGAAAAAGAGAACTGTAGGTTTgtgattaaaatttgaaaagaaaaagtaccTGTCGAATGTAAAGAAACCTGGCTCACACTTGAAGGTTACGAGAGGTGACGGGACATGGTGCCCTCACTTCTGATATAGTTTACCACTTGTCACAAAGAAGACGAAATAACACGATTGCCACTATGAGTAACATTCCTCGCAAGCTTGTAACTTATCTAAGTTGCACGTTTTATCACCGCCTTTTCAGTCGACTCTTGTATCAAGCAAAATCGTTGTTCTGTTTTCCCTTTTCCACAACGGTAAGAAGGAAAAGTTTCTGCTTCTCAATAAGAATAACAGCTATATTTCTCATTCTTTTCTTTGGCGACGGTAAagtgtttttgtttgattttttagAACGCGCGAATATCACTTCTTATAATTTCTGCTTTGGCGTCAAAAAGCTCTCATCCTATAGAATTTCTCACCCTACTTTTTGATAGTTCGTTTCATTATAGGATTATGTGCAAGAGTACTAAGttcttataatttttttggcTTGAAATAGCTCACATCCTACTTGTTTGATACTTACTTATTGCATTATAGGTTTACGTGCATAATAGCTATTAATTGTTTTCATTAAACATTGTTTCCGTACAGTTTCTGTAGcaaaaagaaacatcaatgtCATCTGTCGGTAGTCACAAGTTGAGCGCCTTTTTTGATTGATATGAATCAGATCACTAACAAAGCCACTTCGAGAATTTAAAACGATACACGAGAGCCACCCATAGACAACGCCAAACTACTCGAAGagtttgataataatttgtcaaaaGGGTTAGGCATTTAAACCCTACTATCCAAATTGTAGGTGTCATTTATTGTCCCTATTCGTGTACGTATCCTATAGAATTAGTGttaaggagaatttgttgaagtattaCTTAGATTCATCTTCTGCGATCACCAATCGTgttataaagcagtgatataAGGAGGagaaattaaataatattattattcattcaaaatatttccccaattctgattggctaaaaacactCGCATAactcaccataaccagttactgatgaccaaatttggaagaattttgtgtttaacgaggaaatgacgtcaaaaatgcagcgttcttgcaggttaatgctcCGTTAACAGAGAAGACCTGGGggcgaggttgagttgttttcattttgaaaactaTAATGGCgaacacttcactcgtttcaagagtaagaactacagctggaactcgtcgaaataatggctaaaaacatagcaaaaacagcaagaagggaactcggagggcgacatctgctatttggagaatatttgcggagctggacaaacctaaacgtacactatggaagataaacttaacattgatgcaggtaagcatgttttagctatgtttttaaactaggaattattctgaatgaataataaagcaattaatgaattcggctttcgtaggatataaagaattaagtagatctcggagggtgttatccacagaggccgaaggccgaggtggataacactctcctcgatctgcttaattcttcatatcctactcagcctcattcattaattacTAATTAACTCT from Porites lutea chromosome 1, jaPorLute2.1, whole genome shotgun sequence encodes the following:
- the LOC140946481 gene encoding uncharacterized protein; its protein translation is MEEEVEEYAVTDLLSSSNSMQVEQTTETTPIEGSVHADMDTSNSLCSSSSMDHVSSQFLPAAASTPITPTAHENQGECSTCQDLSTENKELKKEIKVLRFKVPRLSNKLANNQKQWVETLQEIHLHASKDHLESDCGECSECVLGWGGGGGVFQIVGYTRLCSYSHLWCLSLMDTPCILVKRQSTFGFQTTSNFFSHLVQITETIPSDK
- the LOC140946490 gene encoding uncharacterized protein encodes the protein SLDNTAQAHNANSTVFGNQNNSVDDSAEISDDDDDNEEPENDDDPDWTPEKLDEVYQELGDDNVNDSQTTKPRLNCTGKNKREEPKGIVFLSKLLLLFQYCHYCLTPNPETVCTQTGTLLTIKAKCSSCQEIFTWESQPFLMGKFPAGNLLLSFATLCAGASIKKMLTVFRHMGVLVYNEPTYYYHQRHLLIPTIISFWRKYQTKLLDSLKGKEVVLAGDGRHDSMGHSAKYGTYTIFCCTVGLIIHIVLLQANQAGSSSGIEFMAFKEAMTYILATGMIVKSVISDRHASIAKWMREECGKKCAELGKPVINHFFDLWHIGKKIQKVLTKLSKEKNCEIIGCWRKACVRHFYWAVTSTQESLGKVKVAKFQAFLSHVINKHKNLPNRLFSACAHGEVITPKVWMSKGTKAYEKLYTALTKTSLTKGIEKASSVEQTSCLEGYHSVVNQFAPKMLAYSCLGMLCRSVLAALHFNYNLRRETKVDDQGQPRLHISYPKYKEGEATVREVRVAPNYEYVAEIYESLITTPRRNLQLIEEELKQVVPDPMHSMLEKQSKDDAIRKHNERKNKETVICPPTCSEAELQTLLEESDQSRPMSRTNTSRRRRRAQLCRKCGQPRRGHTCTASQND